Within the [Enterobacter] lignolyticus SCF1 genome, the region CCGGGCTGTCGCGCAGCCGCACGATGACGTTTTTGTCCGAGCTGCGTAAGGGCGGCTATATTACTATCGTGCGCGGTAAGCTGACCTCGGTGGATCAAAAGCTTCCGGTCGCCTATTGAGCGTTAACGGCGCTAACCTCATCTTTAACGTTATCCTTAATTTTATATTGCAGCGGTCACTTAGAATATATTATATCTTCTATATAAGAAGTCTTTTGCGTGTGCCAGAGATTGGCTTGATTATATTAACACTAACGAATAATAGGCCGTCAAAAAAACATACGGAAACAATGCGTTAAGAAAGATCCTATATAGGACAAATATTGGCATTGAAACGCCGCTGGCGCTTCCTGATAATAATATCACTTTAGTTTGGCTATTCTTCTGGTGTTTCGCACTGAAATGCTGTGTGAATATTGTCTCTGCAATCGGATTTGGACGTTTATGAGGCCATGAAATCTCCGTCAGACCGTCATAACTAAAGCGTTACCGGCATCATTTGATAATAAGTCGCATCAGCGATTCGGGCCTTTCATTGCCTTAAAAAAATGATTCCGGATTTTTATTTTTTAATTTCAGGAAAGAGCTTGTATGAAAAAGCATGTATTAGCAATGGTGGTTACTGCAATGATGGCGGGGGGCGCGGCGACGGCGGCGCAGGCGGATTCAACGACCGTATCCGGCGGTACGGTGAATTTTGTCGGCCAGGTGGTTGATGCCGCCTGCGCCGTCTCCGCGGACTCCACCGATCAAACCGTCACGTTAAGCCAGGTGCGTACGGCGAAACTGACCACGGCGGGCATGACGGCAAACCAGAAAGAGGCGTTCAGCATCAAGCTTGCGGACTGCGATACCACGGTTAGCCAGAATGCGGCGGTTATCTTCAACGGGCAGCAGGACAGCATTCAGGTTGGCGCGCTGGCGAATACCGCGGGCGCTGGCTCAGCGACGAATGTTGCGCTGCAGCTCTACGGTCCGGATGGTCAGACGCTGAACGTGGGCGATACCTCCGCGGCGATCGTTCTGGTGGACGGTTCAAACACCCTTCCTCTGAGCGTGGACTATA harbors:
- a CDS encoding fimbrial protein BcfA, whose amino-acid sequence is MKKHVLAMVVTAMMAGGAATAAQADSTTVSGGTVNFVGQVVDAACAVSADSTDQTVTLSQVRTAKLTTAGMTANQKEAFSIKLADCDTTVSQNAAVIFNGQQDSIQVGALANTAGAGSATNVALQLYGPDGQTLNVGDTSAAIVLVDGSNTLPLSVDYIATGAATAGNVAATATFNMVYS